In the Sediminibacter sp. Hel_I_10 genome, one interval contains:
- a CDS encoding helix-turn-helix domain-containing protein yields the protein MDSKHQQLNILNQKIGGSISRLEGDRILQFQNDHGKGRAISVDVGAGILYSEYSFELVEKMVMELDSDASSVLYFVYCLEGNLDYAWKDKALERQTVQELQTVILRSNDAGLRLYVGNDEKTDFAVIKVNLLEKEQNLSVDDMLLNHKLFNQFLTNDGSERFEYHGTFNLKIKEQLLQIRNVQQIGVVRKLLIKSIVHFTLALELMHHQRDMANQQETSTWLSKSELLRIQAAIDAIAFKPEYPYSVNYLCREYGVSATKLQEGFKVLAGMTATNYIRKQRIELAERLIKAGDLNISEIVYSIGFTSRSYFSKIFKKRYNCTPKYYLEHCRQAPSA from the coding sequence ATGGATTCCAAGCATCAACAACTTAATATATTAAATCAAAAAATAGGGGGTAGTATTTCTAGATTAGAAGGCGACCGTATTTTACAGTTTCAAAATGACCATGGAAAAGGCAGGGCCATCTCTGTTGATGTGGGTGCAGGAATTTTATATTCAGAATATAGTTTTGAATTAGTAGAGAAAATGGTGATGGAGTTGGATAGTGATGCTTCCTCTGTGTTATATTTTGTGTATTGTCTAGAAGGAAATTTAGATTATGCTTGGAAAGACAAAGCCTTAGAACGTCAAACGGTTCAAGAACTACAAACTGTAATTTTAAGAAGTAATGACGCGGGTCTAAGGCTGTACGTAGGGAACGATGAGAAAACAGACTTCGCCGTAATTAAGGTAAATTTATTAGAAAAGGAGCAGAACCTTTCTGTAGATGATATGTTGCTCAATCATAAATTATTCAATCAGTTTTTAACCAACGATGGATCAGAGAGGTTTGAATATCACGGGACGTTTAATCTTAAGATTAAAGAGCAGTTACTTCAAATAAGAAACGTTCAGCAAATTGGCGTGGTGCGAAAATTGTTAATTAAAAGTATTGTTCACTTTACATTAGCATTAGAGCTTATGCATCACCAACGTGACATGGCAAATCAACAAGAGACGTCGACCTGGTTGTCTAAAAGTGAGCTTTTAAGAATACAGGCAGCCATTGATGCCATTGCCTTTAAGCCAGAATACCCATACAGTGTCAACTATTTGTGCAGGGAATATGGGGTTTCGGCAACCAAGCTACAAGAAGGCTTTAAGGTTTTGGCAGGTATGACGGCAACCAATTATATAAGAAAGCAACGTATAGAACTTGCGGAACGTTTAATTAAAGCTGGAGATTTAAATATTTCAGAAATAGTATATTCAATAGGTTTTACCAGTAGAAGCTACTTTTCTAAGATTTTCAAAAAACGTTACAATTGTACACCAAAATATTATTTAGAACATTGTAGACAGGCCCCATCGGCATAA
- a CDS encoding response regulator encodes MANIPFHVFLVDDDVDDREFFEAACNGIDLDVMLKTFEHGESLINYFEAKNDKPDMLFMDINMPKKNGFECLKDIRKRWCPDELCVIMYSTSNSQGDIAKCYQLGANGFIQKPYSFTGLKDVLHKIFDTDWTNPCNKLDELNFVLLP; translated from the coding sequence ATGGCTAATATCCCTTTTCACGTGTTTTTGGTTGATGATGATGTCGACGACCGTGAGTTCTTCGAGGCGGCTTGTAATGGCATTGATCTAGACGTTATGCTTAAGACTTTTGAGCATGGAGAATCTTTAATAAATTACTTTGAAGCGAAAAATGACAAGCCTGATATGCTTTTTATGGACATCAACATGCCTAAGAAAAATGGTTTTGAGTGTTTAAAAGATATTAGAAAACGTTGGTGCCCCGATGAACTTTGCGTGATTATGTATTCAACCTCTAATAGTCAAGGCGATATTGCTAAATGTTACCAATTAGGGGCCAATGGTTTTATTCAAAAACCATATAGCTTTACTGGTCTAAAAGATGTGCTTCACAAAATTTTTGATACCGATTGGACCAATCCTTGTAATAAATTGGACGAATTAAATTTTGTCTTACTGCCATAA
- a CDS encoding CheR family methyltransferase: MEKPTSSSLQTNNLYVVGIGASAGGLDALSKLLSVFNGSESKFCVVIVMHLSPDYKSELAAILQKRCKWSVETVTNNVKLEPRHIYVTPQNKDIHINNDFLVLDELPENYSSAPSIDDFFTSLSKAKARHAIGIVLSGYGHDGSKGIEAINENKGYTIAQLPETAEHKDMPASAIETNKVDAILPVEQMFDEINQYIHNIKAISESDRGPKSIDAIFDLLEKRSGTDFSLYKPSTIMRRINHRMANLQIKSLPDYFTIIKNSPKELDILFETVLIGVTQFFRDEKAFENLEKILRSYLESKNAGDSIRIWCVGCATGEEPYSIAILLNEILQTDINKYQVQIFASDIDEKALNIARQGFYKAESLENIPQELIEKYFEKRNGSHYKIKKLIKQYTLFTRHDISNDPPFVKLDLVVCRNLLIYFNNNLQKQTFQIFHYALRPKGLLFLGKSESVGVTANLFSKIGPNKLFVKTEATLDYDLKFSRFRSSRGNSHLNNNNNQRNNMSIVDVAKETLYYKYEHPFAIINGSAEIKETNGSLRLYIEISQGSMNANLYKMANQEFVVTIKALLAQVKKTGVPHNSNTIKFELYDNDHFVKIRIAPLIYEVSSIQYYLVVFEKVEAENQILDLEKKLGTSDYVDLRIRELEDELEATKEHLQIFTEELEANNEELQTINEELQSANEELKSSNEELETGNEELQSANEELNTANNELRITNEMLIEKEKELQEEKDISERNASIYRTIAESIPNGSVGILNQNFEIEYISGKIFDHLEIKPQDMIGKSMPELNPFPIYTKKLRQLCEDTLNGTPGELEVRYYERYFWIQTTLIELPHEDDQLILYLSQDITKETKDKIKLQTTLEATNLVVAEYDFIEDVIIPNKAVSEILNISHKGPLKLSDIRNKIHPDDVKRAKKQLKKSIKSGELDFELRLIVNNEVYYYRIIGRILTDINKKPQTLIASVVDITNDKKLYNQLLESEERFKRIADVAPMTIWIFDKDHNCTFINKAWLDYTGCTREETMGQKWIHFIHPEDQEPAMQKYLNAVKEQEEVEIQFRVRDKHGNYGWFLSRAQPLKSSNGEFEGYIGSVTNISREKDYSEKLKFLVADKTKDLETSNNQLVKINMNLESYAHIASHDLQEPIRKIRTFNSLILEQKNDPEFVEKYASKIDSSAKRMTDLIRDILDYSKLTSITEKMERIDLNAVLDEIKNDLELYMEEHDGTIESDDLGSIRGMQGLVVQLFSNLIKNGIKYNKNSPKIIVSATDVNGEDLANHHNANPDSTYKAVTFTDNGIGIDSSQFKNIFAPFKRLHSRSEYSGTGIGLAICRRIVELHEGFIELDSEIGKGSTFRVYFPQKE; the protein is encoded by the coding sequence ATGGAAAAACCAACAAGCAGTTCATTACAAACAAATAATCTTTATGTAGTAGGCATTGGCGCCTCTGCGGGCGGCCTTGATGCGCTATCAAAACTTCTATCTGTTTTCAACGGATCTGAATCTAAGTTTTGTGTAGTAATCGTTATGCACCTTAGCCCTGATTACAAAAGTGAATTAGCCGCGATACTTCAAAAGCGTTGCAAATGGTCTGTTGAAACCGTTACCAATAACGTCAAACTTGAACCAAGGCATATCTACGTGACCCCGCAGAATAAGGATATTCATATCAATAATGATTTTTTAGTTTTAGATGAGCTTCCAGAAAATTATTCATCCGCACCATCCATTGACGATTTTTTTACATCACTATCAAAAGCCAAGGCAAGACATGCCATTGGGATTGTGCTTTCAGGCTATGGTCACGACGGATCTAAAGGGATTGAGGCCATAAATGAAAACAAAGGTTATACTATTGCCCAATTACCAGAGACCGCCGAGCATAAAGACATGCCAGCTTCTGCTATTGAAACTAATAAAGTAGATGCCATATTACCTGTAGAGCAAATGTTTGATGAAATCAATCAATACATTCATAACATCAAGGCCATTTCTGAAAGTGATAGAGGCCCAAAGAGTATCGACGCCATTTTTGACCTATTGGAGAAAAGATCTGGCACCGATTTTTCGTTGTATAAGCCCTCTACCATTATGCGACGTATTAATCATCGCATGGCCAATCTTCAAATCAAATCGCTTCCAGACTATTTTACAATAATCAAGAACTCACCCAAAGAGTTAGACATTTTGTTTGAAACCGTTCTTATTGGTGTGACCCAATTTTTTAGAGATGAAAAAGCTTTTGAGAATTTAGAAAAAATTTTAAGAAGTTATCTTGAATCGAAAAACGCTGGAGATTCCATTAGGATTTGGTGTGTGGGCTGCGCTACAGGAGAAGAACCCTATTCTATCGCTATTCTTTTAAATGAAATTTTACAAACCGATATCAACAAATATCAAGTTCAAATTTTTGCTTCAGATATCGATGAGAAAGCACTAAATATTGCTCGACAAGGATTTTATAAAGCAGAAAGTCTAGAGAATATTCCTCAAGAGTTAATTGAAAAATATTTTGAAAAGAGAAACGGCAGTCATTACAAGATCAAAAAGTTGATCAAACAATACACCCTTTTTACAAGACATGACATTTCGAACGACCCTCCCTTTGTGAAATTGGACCTTGTTGTTTGTAGAAATTTATTGATTTATTTTAACAACAACTTACAAAAACAAACCTTTCAAATATTTCATTACGCGCTACGACCTAAAGGGCTACTTTTTTTAGGAAAATCTGAAAGTGTAGGCGTTACAGCAAATTTATTTTCTAAAATTGGTCCCAATAAACTATTTGTAAAGACAGAAGCCACCTTGGATTATGATCTTAAATTTTCAAGATTTCGATCTTCTAGAGGTAATAGCCATTTAAATAATAATAACAACCAACGTAACAACATGTCTATTGTTGATGTTGCAAAAGAAACTTTGTATTACAAATACGAACACCCTTTTGCTATTATTAATGGTAGTGCCGAGATTAAAGAGACGAATGGTAGTTTAAGGCTGTATATAGAAATTAGTCAGGGTAGCATGAACGCCAATCTCTACAAAATGGCAAACCAAGAATTTGTGGTAACTATAAAAGCTTTGCTTGCACAAGTTAAAAAAACTGGCGTACCTCATAATAGTAATACCATAAAGTTTGAACTTTATGATAATGACCATTTTGTAAAAATCAGAATTGCTCCATTAATTTACGAAGTGTCCAGTATCCAGTATTATTTGGTCGTTTTTGAGAAAGTTGAAGCTGAAAATCAAATTTTAGATTTAGAAAAAAAGCTGGGAACTTCAGATTATGTGGACCTCAGAATAAGAGAGCTCGAAGACGAGTTAGAGGCCACCAAAGAACATCTTCAAATTTTTACTGAGGAACTCGAGGCCAATAATGAAGAGTTACAAACCATTAATGAAGAATTACAGTCTGCTAATGAGGAACTTAAATCCAGTAACGAAGAATTAGAAACTGGGAACGAAGAATTACAATCGGCAAATGAGGAGCTCAACACCGCAAACAACGAGTTGCGCATTACCAATGAGATGCTTATTGAAAAAGAGAAAGAACTTCAAGAAGAAAAGGATATTAGTGAGCGCAATGCCTCTATATATAGAACTATTGCAGAAAGTATCCCCAATGGCTCTGTAGGAATCTTAAACCAAAATTTCGAAATTGAATATATCAGCGGAAAAATATTTGATCATTTAGAGATTAAACCCCAAGATATGATTGGCAAATCCATGCCTGAGCTCAACCCGTTTCCTATATATACAAAAAAACTAAGGCAATTATGCGAAGACACCCTAAACGGAACACCTGGAGAACTTGAGGTGCGATACTACGAACGTTATTTCTGGATACAAACCACATTAATAGAGCTGCCACATGAGGACGATCAATTGATTCTTTATCTTAGCCAAGATATTACCAAAGAAACTAAGGACAAAATCAAACTACAAACTACCTTAGAAGCCACCAATTTGGTTGTGGCAGAATATGATTTTATTGAAGACGTCATCATCCCAAATAAAGCCGTTTCTGAAATCTTAAACATTTCGCATAAAGGCCCTTTAAAATTATCAGACATTCGTAATAAAATTCATCCTGATGATGTGAAGCGCGCTAAAAAGCAGCTGAAAAAGTCTATAAAATCTGGAGAGCTTGATTTTGAATTACGTCTTATTGTGAATAATGAGGTTTATTATTATCGCATTATCGGAAGAATTTTGACAGATATTAATAAGAAGCCACAAACGTTGATTGCCTCTGTTGTAGATATCACCAATGATAAAAAATTGTACAATCAATTGCTAGAAAGCGAGGAGCGCTTTAAGAGAATAGCAGATGTGGCCCCTATGACTATTTGGATATTTGACAAAGACCACAATTGCACATTTATTAATAAGGCTTGGTTAGATTATACAGGTTGTACAAGAGAAGAAACCATGGGTCAAAAATGGATTCATTTTATTCATCCGGAAGATCAAGAACCTGCAATGCAAAAGTATCTCAATGCTGTAAAAGAACAAGAAGAAGTAGAAATTCAATTCCGGGTAAGAGACAAGCATGGCAATTATGGCTGGTTTCTAAGTAGAGCACAACCTTTAAAATCTTCTAACGGTGAATTTGAGGGCTATATCGGATCTGTAACTAATATTTCAAGAGAAAAAGATTATTCAGAAAAGCTCAAGTTCTTAGTTGCCGATAAAACAAAAGATCTTGAAACCTCTAATAATCAGTTAGTTAAAATTAATATGAATTTGGAGTCATATGCGCATATTGCTAGTCATGACCTGCAAGAGCCCATTAGAAAAATAAGAACGTTTAATTCCTTAATTCTTGAGCAAAAAAATGATCCTGAATTTGTAGAAAAATACGCGAGTAAAATTGACTCTTCAGCCAAGCGTATGACCGATCTTATAAGGGATATTTTAGATTATAGCAAGTTGACTTCCATTACAGAAAAAATGGAAAGAATTGATTTAAATGCTGTTCTCGATGAGATCAAAAATGATCTTGAACTTTATATGGAAGAGCATGATGGCACAATTGAGAGTGATGATTTGGGGAGCATAAGAGGTATGCAAGGTCTTGTGGTACAATTATTTTCTAATTTAATTAAAAACGGTATTAAGTATAATAAGAACTCTCCTAAAATCATTGTTTCTGCTACTGATGTTAATGGAGAAGATTTAGCCAACCATCATAATGCAAATCCAGATTCAACCTATAAAGCGGTTACATTTACTGATAACGGCATTGGTATAGATTCTAGTCAATTTAAGAATATATTTGCGCCTTTTAAAAGGCTTCACTCAAGATCTGAATACTCTGGAACTGGGATAGGACTAGCCATATGCAGACGTATTGTAGAACTTCATGAAGGCTTTATAGAACTCGATAGTGAAATTGGCAAAGGGTCAACATTTAGAGTATATTTTCCTCAAAAAGAATAA
- a CDS encoding response regulator yields the protein MATDDNKQLELSVYLADDDKDDQDLFKTALSEINPNIKLRLFIRGKDLIAAMNSETQKPDLIFLDLYMPIMDGESCLKEIKTNLKQKHIPVIIYSSEFDLDRIEDLFELGADGYLKKPFSYDDLITSLEKILPPSNTYGKDDFFKRQIVA from the coding sequence ATGGCAACTGATGATAATAAACAATTAGAGCTTTCAGTTTATTTGGCAGATGATGATAAAGATGATCAAGATCTATTTAAAACTGCCCTATCTGAAATTAATCCCAATATTAAACTCCGTCTATTTATTAGAGGAAAAGATCTCATTGCTGCTATGAACAGCGAAACACAGAAACCGGACCTCATCTTCTTGGACCTTTATATGCCGATTATGGACGGTGAGTCCTGTTTGAAAGAGATTAAAACAAATCTTAAACAAAAACACATTCCTGTTATCATTTATTCTTCGGAATTTGATCTAGACCGCATCGAAGATTTGTTTGAATTGGGTGCTGATGGTTATTTAAAAAAGCCATTTTCATATGATGATTTAATAACATCACTAGAAAAAATATTACCGCCTTCCAATACATATGGGAAGGATGATTTCTTCAAACGTCAAATTGTAGCCTAA
- a CDS encoding rhodanese-like domain-containing protein — translation MKIEQVYTSCLAQGAYYIESNGEFAIIDPLRETRAYIEKAKESNAEIKYVFETHFHADFVSGHLDLANQTGATIVYGPGAETEYESYKAKDGEVFKLGDISIKVLHTPGHTLESTTYLLRDEHERDHAIFSGDTLFLGDVGRPDLAIKSNLTKEDLAEMLFDSLREKIMTLGDDVIVYPAHGAGSACGKSMSKETVGTIGEQKRSNYALRADMTKAEFVKEVLDGMAPPPQYFAKNAMINKTGYNSFEQVLKTGNKPLNPEAFEALANQEGTLVLDVRPQSDFIGAHIPNAIFIGLNGQFAPWVGALITNLKQPILLVVPEGKVEEAVTRLSRVGYDNTLGYLEGGMAAWKSSGREVETLDSISAETFAERLKSKDIHILDVRRDGEYAKKHLQSAQHFALDYINSKMSDISKDKVYHIHCAGGYRSVIAASILKSRGFHKLVDVAGGFGAIKTTNLPSSEFVEATS, via the coding sequence ATGAAAATTGAACAAGTTTACACCAGCTGTTTGGCGCAAGGTGCTTATTATATAGAATCTAATGGAGAGTTCGCCATTATTGATCCACTCAGAGAAACAAGGGCTTACATAGAAAAAGCAAAGGAAAGCAATGCCGAAATTAAGTATGTGTTTGAAACGCATTTTCATGCAGATTTTGTGTCTGGTCATTTAGATCTCGCCAATCAAACTGGAGCAACAATCGTTTACGGTCCAGGAGCAGAAACCGAATATGAGAGTTATAAGGCTAAGGACGGCGAGGTTTTTAAATTAGGAGATATTAGTATTAAAGTGTTGCACACTCCAGGACATACTTTAGAGTCTACCACCTACCTTCTTAGAGATGAACACGAAAGAGACCACGCTATTTTTTCTGGTGACACCTTGTTTCTAGGTGATGTTGGTCGTCCAGATTTAGCCATCAAATCTAATTTAACCAAAGAAGATTTGGCCGAAATGCTCTTTGATTCGCTTCGTGAAAAAATAATGACATTAGGAGATGATGTGATTGTATATCCTGCTCACGGTGCAGGATCTGCCTGCGGAAAAAGCATGAGCAAGGAAACCGTGGGAACTATTGGCGAGCAAAAAAGAAGCAATTACGCCTTAAGGGCAGATATGACCAAAGCAGAATTTGTTAAAGAGGTTTTGGATGGGATGGCGCCGCCACCTCAATACTTTGCAAAGAACGCCATGATCAATAAAACAGGTTACAATAGTTTTGAGCAAGTATTGAAAACAGGAAATAAGCCTTTAAATCCTGAAGCGTTTGAGGCGCTAGCAAATCAAGAAGGAACTTTGGTGCTAGATGTAAGACCACAAAGTGATTTTATTGGAGCGCATATTCCCAATGCTATTTTTATAGGACTTAACGGACAGTTTGCGCCATGGGTAGGGGCATTAATCACCAATTTAAAACAGCCAATATTATTGGTAGTGCCAGAAGGAAAAGTCGAGGAAGCAGTAACGCGTTTGTCCCGAGTAGGATATGACAATACCTTAGGGTATTTAGAAGGAGGTATGGCCGCTTGGAAATCTTCGGGTAGAGAAGTAGAAACGCTAGATTCTATTTCTGCGGAAACGTTTGCTGAAAGACTAAAAAGTAAGGACATTCACATTCTTGATGTGCGTCGTGATGGCGAGTATGCCAAGAAGCATTTACAAAGCGCTCAACATTTTGCATTAGACTATATCAATTCGAAGATGAGTGATATCTCAAAAGATAAGGTATATCACATTCATTGTGCCGGTGGATATCGCAGTGTTATTGCGGCTTCCATTTTAAAATCCAGAGGTTTTCATAAACTTGTGGACGTTGCTGGCGGTTTTGGAGCCATTAAAACGACCAATTTACCGTCTTCAGAATTTGTAGAGGCAACCTCATGA
- the pyrF gene encoding orotidine-5'-phosphate decarboxylase — translation MTTQQLIDQIHKKKSFLCIGLDTDMEKIPEHLLLDEDPIFAFNKAIIDATHHLCVAYKPNIAFYEAHGLAGWKALEQTMMYLNIKHPEIFTIADAKRGDIGNTSNMYAKAFFENLNFDSITIAPYMGRDSVEPYLDYKDKHTILLALTSNPGSFDFQVKKGKGRSVYKRVLKRSQQWKNSKNLMYVVGATQAKYLEGVRKIVPNSFLLVPGVGAQGGNLQEVCKYGMTDHVGLLINSSRGIIYASQGENFAEVAAEKALELQKEMSSILEAQKKSS, via the coding sequence GTGACCACACAACAACTTATTGACCAGATTCATAAAAAGAAATCGTTTCTATGTATTGGATTAGATACCGACATGGAAAAAATCCCAGAGCATCTCTTATTAGATGAAGACCCTATATTCGCTTTTAACAAGGCCATTATAGATGCTACACATCATTTGTGTGTGGCCTATAAGCCAAACATCGCCTTTTATGAAGCACACGGATTGGCCGGTTGGAAAGCTCTGGAGCAAACCATGATGTACCTCAACATCAAACACCCAGAAATTTTTACTATTGCCGATGCAAAACGTGGTGATATTGGCAATACCAGTAATATGTATGCGAAGGCCTTTTTTGAAAATTTAAACTTTGACAGTATTACAATTGCACCATATATGGGTAGAGATTCTGTTGAGCCTTATTTAGACTATAAGGATAAGCATACCATCTTACTGGCCCTCACTTCTAATCCTGGATCTTTTGACTTTCAAGTAAAAAAAGGAAAAGGCCGAAGTGTTTACAAACGTGTATTAAAACGCTCTCAGCAGTGGAAAAACTCTAAAAACCTCATGTATGTGGTTGGTGCCACACAAGCGAAATACCTAGAAGGTGTGCGTAAAATTGTGCCCAACTCCTTTCTCTTGGTTCCCGGTGTTGGTGCCCAAGGTGGTAATCTGCAAGAGGTGTGTAAATATGGAATGACAGATCATGTTGGTCTTCTCATCAACTCCTCAAGAGGGATCATCTATGCATCACAGGGAGAAAATTTTGCCGAAGTTGCAGCTGAAAAAGCTTTAGAACTTCAAAAAGAGATGTCTTCTATCTTAGAAGCCCAAAAGAAATCATCTTAG
- a CDS encoding DUF1599 domain-containing protein: MQDTSQQYDDVIAKCRSLFLNKMSDYGSAWRILRLPSLTDQIFIKAQRIRGLQQNAVRRVDEGEVSEFIGIINYCTMALIQLEKGVVEQPDLSVEEATKLYDQQIATTKQLMLDKNHDYGEAWREMRVSSLTDLILQKLLRVKQIEDNSGKTLVSEGIDANYQDMINYSVFALIHIEQQ; this comes from the coding sequence ATGCAGGATACCTCCCAACAGTATGACGATGTCATTGCAAAATGTAGAAGTCTATTTCTAAATAAAATGTCCGATTATGGAAGCGCATGGCGCATTTTAAGGTTACCTTCCCTTACCGATCAGATTTTTATAAAAGCCCAACGCATAAGAGGTTTGCAGCAAAATGCGGTGAGAAGGGTAGATGAAGGCGAAGTCAGTGAGTTTATTGGAATCATTAATTATTGCACCATGGCCTTAATCCAGCTCGAAAAAGGAGTGGTGGAGCAACCAGATCTTTCGGTAGAGGAGGCTACAAAACTATATGATCAACAGATCGCCACAACCAAGCAATTGATGTTGGATAAGAATCATGATTATGGTGAAGCCTGGCGCGAAATGCGTGTAAGCAGTTTAACCGATCTTATTCTGCAAAAATTATTGAGAGTTAAGCAAATTGAGGATAATTCTGGTAAAACCTTAGTAAGTGAAGGTATTGACGCCAATTATCAAGACATGATCAATTATTCGGTCTTTGCCCTAATTCATATAGAACAACAGTAA
- a CDS encoding BT_3928 family protein: MKSIVNICRLLVGALFIFSGFIKLNDPIGFSYKLQEYFSYDVLDIPFLMPFALGISVIVVVFEVVLGVFLIIGYKPKFTVWSLLAMIVFFTFLTFYAAYFEKVKDCGCFGDFLKLDPWESFWKDVVLLVMIVILFVGKRHIKPVLGKFPLTITALLSFVVCLGFGYYVLMHLPVFDFRAYNVGANLQENMKLPPDAQKPVTEYVWTYTTEDGEEKTLKDDGRGPKSYDKIISVDTETIEEGDVPKIQDFSIESEDEDLTQAFLEEEKLVMIVSYSLEKAEVDGFKKLKAMTDLAQKNGYKVIGLTASGDAKKMEVKSVYDLDVDFYLCDEKVLKTIVRANPGVLVLEKGTVTQKVHWNDIDDLEF, translated from the coding sequence ATGAAATCAATCGTAAACATTTGCCGATTACTGGTTGGAGCCCTGTTTATTTTCTCCGGCTTTATCAAGCTCAACGACCCCATTGGTTTTTCTTATAAATTACAGGAATACTTTAGTTACGACGTTTTAGATATCCCTTTTTTAATGCCTTTTGCTTTAGGTATTTCAGTAATTGTAGTGGTTTTTGAAGTGGTTTTAGGCGTGTTTCTTATTATTGGTTATAAACCCAAATTTACGGTTTGGAGCTTATTGGCCATGATTGTCTTTTTTACATTCTTGACCTTTTATGCAGCTTATTTTGAAAAGGTAAAAGATTGTGGATGCTTTGGTGACTTCTTAAAACTAGACCCTTGGGAGTCCTTTTGGAAAGATGTCGTATTGCTCGTTATGATTGTGATCTTATTTGTAGGTAAACGCCATATCAAGCCGGTTTTAGGGAAGTTTCCTTTGACCATCACTGCGCTATTGAGTTTTGTGGTCTGTTTAGGATTTGGGTATTATGTATTGATGCATTTACCAGTATTTGATTTTAGAGCTTATAATGTTGGCGCCAATTTACAGGAGAACATGAAGTTGCCACCAGATGCTCAAAAACCGGTAACCGAGTATGTTTGGACCTATACGACAGAGGATGGGGAAGAAAAAACACTCAAAGATGACGGTCGGGGTCCCAAAAGCTATGACAAAATTATAAGTGTTGACACCGAAACCATAGAGGAAGGTGATGTGCCTAAAATTCAGGATTTTTCTATTGAATCTGAAGATGAAGACTTGACTCAGGCATTTTTAGAAGAAGAAAAACTGGTAATGATCGTCTCCTACAGTCTTGAAAAAGCAGAAGTAGACGGATTTAAAAAATTGAAAGCCATGACAGATCTTGCTCAGAAAAACGGATATAAGGTCATTGGCCTAACCGCTTCCGGAGATGCTAAAAAAATGGAAGTAAAAAGTGTTTATGACTTAGATGTTGATTTTTATCTCTGTGATGAAAAAGTATTAAAGACCATAGTGAGAGCCAACCCAGGTGTTTTAGTGCTAGAAAAAGGGACTGTAACTCAAAAAGTACATTGGAACGATATTGATGATTTAGAATTTTAA